The DNA sequence CTGGTGCTCACTGCGGGCTACGAAATCGGTATCGGTGAAGACCCGGCCCCATTTCTGATGAATATGCCTGTAATCGTGACAGTGCAGGTGAAAGGCCAGCGCGCCGATTAAACGCAGTGGTGCTCCCCTTTTTTCCGCCGACTCGATGATCTGTTTAGCTTCGGCGATAAATTCGCCGGCTTCTTTACCTGTATATTGAGACACGTTAGACCTCCTTTCAGCGAATATTTCACATGTTGTTTTTAGCGCCCACATATCCCCTCCCCGCTGAAGGGGAGGGGTAAGTGGGGGTGACATTGTTTTTATTGTTTTACCTTAACCCGAGGTCAAAACGTATTTTTTGACCCCTTTCTTATCCATCTCGATGATTGAACCGAGCAGGGTGCTCTGTTCGTAAGAGCTGCCCGGGTTAACCACAAAGGTCTTCTTCATCCTCTTGATTCCGCGTCCTTCATGGATATGTCCCGTCAGGGCCAGGGGCGGCTGGTACTTATTGATGGCGTCGCGTACTGCATAGCTGCCGACAGGAATCAATGAACGTCCGGCATATTTGGGCCGCAGGTTTTCATCGAGCTCCGGCGCTTCATCAAGGCCTGATCCGAATGGCGGTGCATGCAAATTGAAGACACAGCGATTTATATCAGGCACTTTTGAAGCCATGGCTTCGATTTTTTCGGCCAACTCTTCTTCACTGCACTCGCGGTGGGTATCCCAGGGAGTGGGATTTGACCAACCGGTGCTGATCATTTCATAATGACCGTCGAGATCGAGCAGTTTGCCTTCGGCCATGGTTATGGACTTTGATGATTCAAGAACGTCGTCAATTTCGAACATGTCGTCGTTACCGGGGCAGACGAAACATTTAATTCCGGTACCGACCAGTTTTCCGTCGGCGAAAGCTACCCAGCGTTCAGCCATAGCCAGCACATGATTAACGAACAGTTTTTCAACCTTTTCCGAGTCGGCGCTCAGTTCTTCGAACTCGTCATCGGTCAGGTCTAGAGGATAGTATCCACGGTCGGAAATATTTTTAAACATCCGCGCCTTGCCTTCTTCATCCAGGAGCATTTCTTCTTCCAGGAAGTTAACTTTGTACATTCCCTTGCTGTCCTTGATGAAGGGCACCAGCGCTTTGCCGGTCATATCGCCGCCGAGAACGAGAATATCTGCGTTGTAGAACTTTCCGGCGTTGATAAATTTTTTCCAGCATATCTCCGAACCGTGAACATCAGTTGCAAAAAAGATGGTAGTCATGAATCAGCCTCCATGAAGCACCAGCGTTAAAAATTATTCAACGGGGATGCTCTTATGAATTTCGTCCAGGTTAATACCCTGCTTTTTACGGTATGCCTTGGAACCGACATAAATGATAATTGAAATGGCATAGAGAATAGCCATATAGATGTAGGAAGTCGGTTCGTTGATCCCGTAAACGGAATCGGTTGCCCACATGTAGAAGAGGAAGAGCAGGAAGGCGCCGAATATAATTCCGGTAACCGTAATCAGCGGCAGGCCGAATATTTTAAGCCTGGCGATCGGTGAAGCCTTGTAAAGTTCCGGATCTTTGTAGGGCAGGATTATGGCGGCAATAGTGGTTCCGAAGTAGGTTACAGCGATAACCACGGTCGAGTTCAGGGCAAGAGTTTCCAGATTTTCCGTGTAATGCATTCCGGCGCTGACAATTACACCGCCGACAGCCATTACCAGCAGCGCGTTAACCGGAGAGCGGAACTTGGTGGAAACGCGGGCCATCCACTCGGGCAGGATACGATCGAAAGCGGCTGCGAAGATAACCCGGGTTGAGGAGAGGAATACCGTGCCGCACCAGCCGAAGAACCAGGCGCTCATAGAAATTAAAAGCCACATCTGCAGCAGAGGGCTGTCGGTAAGGAAGCTTACCAGCAGGGCCGGGTAGGGATAAGCGCCAAAAGGCGAGGTGCCTTCATAGTAAGCAAAGTTTGCGGCGTTGTAGAAATCCCAGCCGATTACTTTGGCAATCAAGCCGAGCACGATCAAAGCCAGGATGGTGGTGCCGATTAAACCGGCGGCCATGCTCCAGAAGTTACGCTTGAAATCGGAAGCGCCGCGCACTTCACCGTATAATGTGGCGCCCCAGTTTGGCCAGAGGTTGAAGAAAACAACCATCGGTATAAGGGCCAGGCTGGCGCCGACTGCCACTCTGTTCAGCGGTGCGGCAGTGTAACCGCCTTCGGCAGAAGCAGCCAATACCTGTTGGTATACATCTCCCCCGCCCGCTGCGAAGAAGTTGTTTGCATACTGGTTGAATCCGGCAATAAAGTCTGCCCGGTTGTTGACCAGCATCATGATAATCATTGTGGCCATTCCGGCCATTCCCAGGTAAAAGCAGAATTTCTGAATGCGGGCATACCAGCTCATCCCGAGGCTGACGTAGATAAAAGCGAGGACAATAACAACCAGGGAAGAGACAAAGAAACCGTTGGTGCTGATAAACCAGCTTGCAGCGTTGTGAAGACCGGTGCTGCCGGTCCAGCCGCCCAGCATGCCCAGGATCGGGGCAAATACGTTAAAGGCAAGCATATTTCCGTAGAGAGGTACCCAGTGCCAGAGAATCCAGGCCCAGCCGGTGATCGAGAGGACGAATCCGAGACCGCCTCCCAGGATACGGCTCTGCCAGACATAGTCACCGCCGGCACGGGGCATAACCGCCACCAACAAACCGTAGACGAAGATTTCAAAAATGATAAAGATTGCGCTTATTACAATAGCTGTCAAGAGGTTCGCTTCGGGGAGATAAGGAGCGAAAGCAAAGATATAAAAGCCAAGGGTAACAAGGTTGATCGAGAAGAAAGCATAGACAAAGCCGTCGAAAACCGACCATGAGCGAACCAGGCCGCTGGCTTTGCGGACAAACATTCCGGGTTGTGCCATTATCTTATCTTCCTTTCTAAACTTGTTTTCCGGCAGGTGCTGCCGGGTAAAACTTAACAGGGACTATGCTTCGTGACGGCCGGTTCACCTCCAATTTGTTTGATTTGTCCGGTAAAAATGAGGAAATGATAACAAAATAAATAACAGTTAGTCTATTTAAATTTTCACAGGGGATCACCTTTGTGTAATAGGCTGAAATATTCCTACCTGCTTGTGCAAAATGCACAATTGTGTATGTGGATATGTGAGGATATGTGGTGGTTACCTCTACTGGGCGAGTCGGCGGCTGATCGAGGCGAGCAGCATGGGAAAGGTGTCGACTTTATCGATTTCCTGCCCCAGCAGCTCTTCGATTTTTTGAAGCCGGTAGTTGAGTGAATTTCGGTGCAGGTGAAGTTTTTCTGCGGTTTTGGTCCGCGAAAAGTTGTTTTCTATGTAGGTTTCCAGGGTTTGGACCAGTTCCCCACCTTTTTCCCGGTCATATTCAAGCAGCGGTCCATAAACTTGCTCGAATAGGTGGTCGGTCCCCGGGCTGGTCAAAAAACGTTTTACCAGGTGGTATGGGGCCATGTCCGGGTAAGCCAGGGCAAAATCTGAGGCATTTAGCTTTTTACCGAGATCCATAGTTTCCCATGCTTCCAGGTATCCGGCACTGATTCGATCGATATCGGCACAGTAATCACCGACCGACATGTAGAAGGGTATTCCGTCGATCCGGGGTTTAACTATTTCTTTAATCCTGAGCATAAGTTCTTTCCCAAAGTTTCGTGAGGCAACAGCCCCGAGTTTGTCGGGAACCCTGGCCAGCACGATCAGGCTACCCAGAGCTTCAATTACTATCCCTTCAGTGTTTTCTTTCTCCAGGGAGTAGTGCAGAAGCCTGAAAAGCCTTTTTTCGAGGATCTCCTTATTATATTCAAGGCTGCTCTGCATTTTTTTGTCACTTAATATATTTTCCTTATCAAGTTCGATCAAGATCACAAAGTAGCTGCCTGCGGCATCCAGGCCGTACTGCTGGGCGCGGGTTATGATCGTTTCCTTGTTCTTGATATTGCCGAGGAGCAGTTCGTTGAAGAAGTCAAGTTCGCTTTTCCGCGCGGCTTCCCTGATCGCCTTCTCTTTAAGAATATCAAGGGCAATGGCCATGGCACCCGCTTCCATTGCCACTGTTTTCTCCTTTTCCAGTTCGCTGCTCAGGTCGGGAACAATTAATATGCCGTAGAAAGAATCACCGGCGACAACAGGAAAAAAGAAGTCAAAATAATCCGCTTCAGCAGATCCGTACTGGTAGTATGCCGGTTTCTTTTCATGGAACAATTCATTCAGAAGTGCCCGTGGGTAATAGTCGATTAAGGATAATTTTTTGTTGCTTTTCTCCCACTGTTTGAAAAGAGGTGCTGCGGTATTACAGTCGGCCGGAGCTGCTGCATCAATCAGCATCAGTTCTCCGTCAGCCATCAGGGCAGGTTTTTTCAATAAAGAGGTTAGTGAAAGAAGCAGTTCCTGAAGACCCTTGCCTTTCAGGACAATATTAGTCATCATGCTGTGAACTTCCTGGGCATATTCCAGGGCCTGGACCTGTTTGTCGAGGATTTTGGTCATAACCGGAACAATTACATCTATATATGAACAGTCGGGCATCTGCAGGAGCGGTAAACTGAGCTCATCCGCTTTTCTAATCAGCTTTTCATCGATCTGGGAGATATAACGTTCGGGAGAGAATATGATCAGGGCAGACCCGCCGCAGGTCTTAATATCTTCGAGCATTTGAAGCTGGGCGTCAATATTGTCCTTGAGGGCGTAAAAAGTGGTTGAAAGAAGCGAATCGCGGCGAAACCAGATTGCCGCGTCGGGAACATCGATAATATCTACGGCCCGGATTTCGTTATCCAGTCCTGCCGATCCGGCAAGCACCTTGGCTTCTACCAGGCCGCCAATCTTTAAAGCATCTCTGACCGTGATGGTCATCAGGCAAAACCCCGTTCAGGCGTTCAGGAGAGTAAAAAGTGACCTAACGTATTCATCCTGTCTGCTTCAAGATTAAAGAGATCTTCCAATTTAAAATCAAGAGTGTTGCAAAGGGCTGTTAGGTAAAAGAGATGTTTCCCGATTTCTTCAGCGATCACTTCACGGCAGTGCTCGCACATTTTACCCTTGATATGGGAGTCCATGTACTTTCCGCATTCTTTGAGTGAATCCATCGGGGGGTATTGCTTTTTGTTGGCATTTATTGAAATACAGCCACAATCTGTGACAGTTTTGATGATACTGCGGTTAACACGTGCAGCTGACTCCTGGTATTTTGACAGGCAATCGAGGATACTTCTGTGGCGGATCAAAACTTCTGACACCATTTCCTGAAAGTCACAAACTACATCGTTGTCTTTCACCTGGCGATCACCTCTTTTTCTGTATAGGGGCCTTGTTTACGTAATTATACTTTGAATTTTCCGGTCATGTCAACTAGAAGAGCCTTTAATATAAGGATCGGATACGCTGTCAATTTTTATTATTGTAACCGTCTTCGGGATGTGTTAAACTATATGTTTAATTGACACATACTGGTTATTATGCTACAATATTTAAAGTTACCGACAGGGGGGCGAGGTATTGTTCAGTATTGGAGACAGAGTAGTTTACCCGATGCACGGTGCGGGTGTAATCGAAGCAATAGAAGAAAAAGAGATCCTTGGAGCCCGGAAGAAATACTATGTGATGAAATTACCGATGGGTGAAATGAAAGTGCTCATCCCCACCGATAGCATAATGCAGGTAGGCTTAAGGGGCGTGATCGCTAAAGACAAAGTTTCGGAGGTCTTTATTGTTCTTCAGGGAGAACAGCCGGAGATGTCTGCAAACTGGAACCGGCGCTACCGTAATCACCTGGAAAAGATCAAAACCGGGGATATTTTCGAAGTTGCCGAAGTAGTTCGCAACCTGATGCTCAGAGACCGTGAAAAAGGATTGTCGACCGGTGAAAGCAAGATGCTTGAAACGGCACGCCAGATCCTGATCAGTGAGCTTATCCTGGTTCAGGGCATTGAGCAATCCGAGATAATAGATACCCTTGACAATATATTTGAACAACCGGCAGAATAGTTAGCAGTTGGGATAATTAATACTCTGCCTCGTACGTTTTACCTTGCTTCCGGGGAAAACTTTAAGTTATAATATTTTGAAGAGTTCCCTGGAATTTTTGTTTATAAATATGAATACTCCCCTGAGATGCTTATAATGAATTTATAAATGGATGCATGGATAAATGATAAAAGAATGATGGTTTAAATTCTTTAGAGAGGAGGTGATCCATATGGCGCGTAAAATACTTCGATTTGTTGGTACGCTGATCGGTATTGTGGTTGGTATTTATATTTTTTCGGAGCTGCTTCCCCTGGTTTCTATTTTCATTGAAATTTCTCCCGGCATGCATTTTACTCCTGCCAATATAGGATATTACGCCGTGGGCGGCTTATTATTCGGACTTATATTTTATCTTCTTACCCCTGTTTTGATTAATATTTTTATCCGTTTGGTCGGATGGGCCGACAGTAAGCTGAAAGCAGTCCCGACCCATGATATTGCCCTGGTTGTATTAAGCCTGATTATTACTTTATTGATTGGATTACTGCTCAGTTATCCCATCTATCGACTTCCGGTAGTCGGTGTATTTCTCTCACCCGTGATCACTTTGTTTTTGGTTTTTATCGGTGTCAGATTTGTATTAAATCGAAAGGAAGAATTTGCATTTCTTTCCAACCTTTTTAACCGTGGGATTCGCAGTTCGGGCGGAGAAAATGAAGTCTTTAAAATACTCGATACCAGCGCTATCATTGATGGTCGAATTGTTGATATCTGCAAAACCGGTTTTTTGGAAGGCGTGATTATAGTTGCCGGATTTGTGCTGGAAGAACTGAGACACATTGCCGATTCTCCGGATCTGCTTAAACGTAATCGCGGACGACGCGGGCTTGATGTGCTGAACAAGATCCAGAAAGAGATGGATATCCCGGTTCAGATTTACGAAGGCGACTTCGAGGATATTCCGGAAGTGGACAGCAAGCTGGTTAAACTGGCGAAAACGATCAACGGAAAGATCATTACCAATGATTTTAATTTGAATAAAGTATGTGAACTTCAGGGTATCGCGGTTTTGAATATCAACGAACTGGCCAATGCGGTTAAGCCGGTAGTTCTGCCCGGTGAAGAGATGGTTGCCCAGATTATAAAAGACGGCAAAGAATCGGGACAGGGCGTAGCCTATCTTGATGATGGAACCATGGTTGTTGTCGAGGGCGGCAGACGTTTTATCGGTGATACGATTGAAGTTCTGGTGACAAGTGTTCTGCAGACGGCTGCGGGCAGAATGATTTTTGCCAAACCGAAACTGGATGCCGAAAAAACCAGCGGGGTTAAGTAATGAAAGTTGCCGCGATTATTGCTGCTGCCGGTGAAGGTCTGCGGATGGGTAGTTCAACCCGCAAGCAGTATCTTCTGCTGGAAGGGGTTCCTGTTATTGTCTATTCGGTAAAGCTTTTTCTCGGTCATCCGGCGGTAAAGGAGATCATTATAGTTGTTCCGCCGGGAGAAAAGGATGCTGTAAAAGCGTTAATCCGGACCTATTACAGTTCCGGGCAGTATATCCTGGTTGAAGGCGGAGAAACGAGGCAGGAATCGATAAGCCTTGGCCTTGAAGCTGTATCGATAGATATTGACCTTGTTGCTGTTCACGACGCAGCAAGGCCGCTTGCTACTGCAGATTTGTTGAACAGGCTGGTCGAAGCCGCTGCCGAAAAGGGAGCAGTAGTACCGGTGATCTCTTTGAATGATACGGCCAAGGAAATTGACCCCTCGGGTTATATAATATCGACACCGGATCGTGAAAAACTGCGGCTGGTTCAAACGCCCCAGGTTTTCAGACGGGAGATACTGGTAAACGCTTATCAGGAAGCCTCAAGAAAGGGTCATATGGCTACAGATGATGCATCCCTGGTTGAATTGTCCGGAGCGAAAGTTTTAACAATTTTAGGTGAAGTTAATAACCTGAAGCTTACTTCACCCCGCGACCTTGAGTTGGCCGCGATCTTGATGAGAGGATTAGGTGAAAAATGTACCGGGTAGGAACTGGTTTTGACATGCACCGTCTGGTTGAGGGCCGGGATCTTATTCTCGGTGGGGTAAAAATTGACCACCATCTTGGCCTTGAAGGGCACTCTGATGCAGATGTTCTTGTTCATGCCCTGATGGATGCCCTGCTGGGTGCGGCAGCTTTGGGAGATATCGGACGGCACTTTTCGATGGGTGACCCTGAATATAAAAATATATCAAGCCTGATTCTTTTACATAGAGTTGCCGGGATGGTCGGGCAGAAACAATGGAAACTGGTTAATGCCGATATGACGATCATTGCCGAAGAACCGAGAATGGTTTCTTATATAGATGAAATGCGGGAGAAGATTGCTGAAATTCTTTCTGTTTCAAAAGGTTGCATATCGATCAAGGCGACGACAACTGAAGGGCTCGGTTCCAGTGGCAGAGGGGAAGGTATTGCCGCACAGGCAGTTGTGCTGCTCGGTGAGACTGCCTGCCCGGGCCCGGCCAGTCATGAAGCGCAATAACAGCTCAGAAAGGATTGTCCTCAATGTTCAAAAGAATCCGTCAGGATATCAGGGCGGTTAAGGAAAGAGATCCTGCTGCGAAAAACACCCTGGAAGTTCTGCTCTGCTACCCGGGGCTCCATGCCCTGCTCTTTCACCGGGTAGCCCACTTCTTTTACCGACATGGCCTGGTATTGCTTCCACGGTTGATTTCTCACTGTTCCCGGTTTTTAACCGGTATTGAAATTCACCCCGGAGCAACGATTGGTGACTCCTTTTTTATTGATCATGGTATGGGGGTTGTCATCGGTGAAACTACTGAAATAGGTTCCAATGTGACCATTTACCAGGGGGTAACCCTGGGTGGAACAGGAAAGGAAAAGGGCAAACGCCACCCGACAATCGGTAATAACGTGGTTATCGGTACCGGGGCGAAGGTGCTCGGTCCGATCGAAATAGGAGACAACTGCCGGGTTGGAGCAGGTTCAGTAGTGCTCCGTGCTGCTCCTCCCAATTCAACTGTCGTCGGCATACCCGCCAGGGTTGTCTACTATAATGGAGAAAAAGTACCCTCGATTAACCTAAATCACAGTGATATGCCCGACCCGGTAGCAGAAGCTTTGAGTAACCTGCAACAGCAGATCGATCAGCTGCGCTGCCATCAGGTAGACCAGAAAAACGGAGTGTGCAAAAGTGGCCATAAAGATCTATAACACCTTAACCCGGAGAAAAGATGAACTAAAGCCCGGAGCACCGCCTCTGGTAACTTTTTATGTCTGCGGCCCGACCGTTTACGATTACATACATATCGGTAACGCCCGGGTTTTTATTATTTTTGATGTAGTCAGGCGTTATTTGAAATATCGCGGTTACGACGTGAAGCTGGTACAAAATTATACTGATATAGACGATAAGATGATCAACCGGGCCAACGAGCAGGGGATCACAGTTCCCGAACTGGCTGCAAGGTTTATTAAAGCTTTCGAAGAAGATGTGGCGGCGCTGCATATCAGGCCGGCCGATGTTAAACCGCGGGCTACTGAGCATATTAATGAAATTATCGAGTTGATCGAACTTCTTTTGGAAAATGACTATGCCTACATCAGCGACGGCGACGTCTACTATGACACCTCGCGATTCGAAGATTACGGAAAGTTGTCCCAGCAGAAGCAGGATGAACTGCTGGCAGGAGCCCGGGTTGAACCGGGCGAGAAGAAACGCAGCCCCCTTGATTTTGTCCTCTGGAAGCAGAAAAAGGAAGGTGAACCTTCCTGGGAGAGCCCCTGGGGTGAGGGGCGACCTGGCTGGCATATCGAATGCTCGGCAATGTCTACACATTTCATGAATGACACTCTCGACATTCATGCCGGAGGAGCCGACCTTATTTTCCCCCATCACGAAAATGAGATTGCCCAGACCTGGGGAGCTGACGGGCGGCCGCTTTCACGCTACTGGATGCATGCCGGCTATCTGAATATTGAAGATCAGAAGATGTCAAAATCGCTGGGCAATGTGCGCACGGTGCGAGAACTTATTGCTGAACATGATCCCCTGGATTTAAGATTTTTAATTTTATCTGCCCATTATCGCAGCCCCCTGAATTTCAGTGCTGAACTTGTTGCCCAGAGCAGAGCAGGGCGCCAGAGAATGCAGGAGATGATCACCAATCTTTTGAGTGTAATAGATGATGCAGCTGATTCAGCCGGTGAACAGGAAGAAAAGCTTCAGGCCGCACTAAAAGAGGCAGCTGCCCGCTTTGTCGAAGCAATGGATGATGATTTCAACACTGCTGATGGATTGGGAGTACTTTTTGATCTGGCCCGCAGCTGCAATATTTATCTCAAAGAAGCATACCCCTACAACAGTGAACTGCTTGGAAAGACACTTCAATTTTACAGCGATGTTAATGATATTTTTGATATTCTTGATATCAGTAAACCGGAAGAACTGGGCACAGAGATAAATGCCCTGATCAAAGAACGGGATCAGGCCAGGGCCGATAAGGATTGGGCGAAAGCCGACAGGCTTCGGGATGAACTGACAGCAAAAGGAATAATTCTTGAAGATACTCCTCATGGAACCCGCTGGAAAAGAAAATAGATGAATAAAAACCGGATGTTAATAAGATGCTAATAATAGGATAAAATTATTATATTCTGCTTCAGGTGCCGGGCACCAAAAAATGACATTAAACAGGGGTGTATACAAATGGCCTATGTAAGGGAAAGGACGATTGAATCGGCCTGGCGGATGGTTCTCTGGAACTGTGCCCGCTACGGTTACAGCTACCGGACCAAGAAAGGAAGTTATGAGGGGCAGCTGCGCAAGCAGTTGGATACCCTGACGGTGATGATTGAAGAACCGTATACCCGCCCCCTGGCGGTGTGGCTGCCGGAAAACTGTGGCATTCCAGCGCCCACTTCTGAAGAGCGAATTCAGAACTATTTTTACGAGTATCTCGCTACCGATACCAAATGTGAAATGGAAGATTATACCTACGGTCAGCATATATCTCCCCAGCTGCCCAAGGTGGTTGACCTGCTGAATCGCTCAAAAGGAGCGACCAATCAGGCCTGTATGAATATTGGAGGGCAGGAAAATATTGATCTTGCCGATCCTCCCTGCCTCAGGGTTATCGATTTCAAGGTCGTTGACGGGAAGCTCAACATGACAGTTTTTTTCCGTTCCTGGGATATATTTGTCGGGTTCCCGGAAAACGTTGGAGGACTACAGCTGCTCAAAGAATATATCCTGATGCAGCTTAAGTTCCCGGTTGAAGACGGACCGATATTTGCTTACTCATCGGGGGCGCATATCTACGAACAGTACTTCCCGATAGTCAATATTCTTAATGCACATAAATGCTAATCGGAGGGCTGTATGAGCAGGCAGGAGAGAAAGAAACCCGGTAACCAAACCGCGGAAAACAATGAGGAACTGGTAATCGGACGGCAGGCTGTCCTGGAAGCTTTGCGTTACGGGAGCCCTTTACAAGTACTGCTTGCCGAAGGTTGCAGGGGTTCGATTATCGATGAAATAACAGCGCTTGCCGGTCGTAAAAAAATTACGGCAGAGCGGTTGGCCAGGGATGACTTTGAAGGGAAAACAGGTGGCATTCCGGGTAGCCAGGGAACGGCAGCGATCATGCCTCCCTTTGAATACAGCACCCTTGATGATTTGATCGGGCGGACAAAAACATCAGACGAAGAGCCTTTTCTCCTGATGCTGGACCACATTGATGATCCCCGTAACCTTGGTGCTGTCATGAGGACAGCCGATGCTGCCGGTGTTCATGGCTTAATCATCCCCGGAGACAGGGCCGCGGGCATTACTGCTGCGGTAAGAAAGGTTGCTGCCGGGGCTGCTGAACGTCTGCCTGTAGCAAAAGTAGTTAATCTTAACAGCGCTGCAGAAAGGCTAAAGGCTGAGGGTTTCTGGCTTTATGGCGCGGAAGCTGACGGCGATGATTACTTTTATAAAGCTGATTTCAGGCGACCAATTGTGCTTGTTCTTGGCTCGGAAGGGCGCGGAATATCGCGTTTGCTGCGTAAAAACTGTGATTTAATTGTTTCCATACCCATGCCCGGTCATTCCGGTTCCCTGAATATCTCTGCTGCGGCAGCCGTACTGATCTATGCCGCTCTTTCCCAGAGGAAGGAGTGGTCGGGATGAGTGAGCAGATCCTGATCGTTGATGGTTACAATATTATCGGAGCTTGGGAAGATCTTAAGGAACTGAAAGTCCTTGACATGGGCAGCTCCCGTGACCAGCTGATCTCCACACTTGCCTATTACACCCCATGGCACTGGACCAGAATAATAGTTGTTTTTGACGGGCAGAGTTTTGACTGGGATTATATCGGAGGGGTGGAAATCGTTTTCACAGACAAAAGGGAAACCGCCGATACCATGATCGAGCGCCTTGCTGCCGGAATGGTCTCGTCCTACCATGTTGAGGTAGCCACATCGGACTTTGCTGAATACAGGGCGGCTTCGGCAATGGGCGCGGTTGTTTTATCAGCCGGTGCACTGAAGGAAAAGCTGGCTGAGGAACGCAGAAAGTATGACCGGAAGTCCGGTTCTTCCAGAAATAAAGGACTCATGCTGAACGATATTTTAAACAAATCGGTCATCGATTCACTGGAACGGTTGCGCCGTTCTTAATAAAGATTTAAAATCAAAGCAGCCTGTTTAAACTTGACCCTTAAGAGGCGATAAGTTATAATAACCTGGAAAGTCTGCAAATATCCCACCATAAGATATCCAAACGGAGGCGATAGGTGTGAGCTTTTTAGCTCATGAGTTCAAGTATTCCTGCCAGAGTGAACCCGACTTGGAATTCCGCAGTGATGAAGATATCGTTATGGAAGCCAAAAACGGCGATATTATTGCTCTGGAGTTTTTGATCAACAAGTACAAAAATTTCGTTAAGGCAAAAGCAAGGTCTTATTTTTTGATCGGTGCCGATCGGGAAGATATCATTCAGGAAGGTATGATCGGCCTGTACAAGGCGATCCGCGACTTCAGGGGTGATAAACTATCTTCATTTCGCGCCTTTGCAGAACTCTGTATCACCCGCCAGATCATAACGGCGATCAAAACGGCAACCCGTCAGAAGCATATCCCACTGAACTCATACGTTTCTTTAAATAAACCGATCTATGATGAAGATTCTGACCGCACATTGCTTGATATACTTTCCGGCACCAAGATTACCGACCCTGAAGAGCTGATGATCAACCGCGAGGAGTACAACGACATAGAGTTCAAGATGGGTGAAATTTTAAGTGAACTGGAATGGAAAGTGCTAACCCTGTATCTTGAAGGCAAATCCTACCAGGAAATCGCCATCGATCTGAATCGTCATGTCAAATCAATCGAT is a window from the Bacillota bacterium genome containing:
- a CDS encoding metallophosphoesterase; the encoded protein is MTTIFFATDVHGSEICWKKFINAGKFYNADILVLGGDMTGKALVPFIKDSKGMYKVNFLEEEMLLDEEGKARMFKNISDRGYYPLDLTDDEFEELSADSEKVEKLFVNHVLAMAERWVAFADGKLVGTGIKCFVCPGNDDMFEIDDVLESSKSITMAEGKLLDLDGHYEMISTGWSNPTPWDTHRECSEEELAEKIEAMASKVPDINRCVFNLHAPPFGSGLDEAPELDENLRPKYAGRSLIPVGSYAVRDAINKYQPPLALTGHIHEGRGIKRMKKTFVVNPGSSYEQSTLLGSIIEMDKKGVKKYVLTSG
- a CDS encoding APC family permease, whose translation is MAQPGMFVRKASGLVRSWSVFDGFVYAFFSINLVTLGFYIFAFAPYLPEANLLTAIVISAIFIIFEIFVYGLLVAVMPRAGGDYVWQSRILGGGLGFVLSITGWAWILWHWVPLYGNMLAFNVFAPILGMLGGWTGSTGLHNAASWFISTNGFFVSSLVVIVLAFIYVSLGMSWYARIQKFCFYLGMAGMATMIIMMLVNNRADFIAGFNQYANNFFAAGGGDVYQQVLAASAEGGYTAAPLNRVAVGASLALIPMVVFFNLWPNWGATLYGEVRGASDFKRNFWSMAAGLIGTTILALIVLGLIAKVIGWDFYNAANFAYYEGTSPFGAYPYPALLVSFLTDSPLLQMWLLISMSAWFFGWCGTVFLSSTRVIFAAAFDRILPEWMARVSTKFRSPVNALLVMAVGGVIVSAGMHYTENLETLALNSTVVIAVTYFGTTIAAIILPYKDPELYKASPIARLKIFGLPLITVTGIIFGAFLLFLFYMWATDSVYGINEPTSYIYMAILYAISIIIYVGSKAYRKKQGINLDEIHKSIPVE
- a CDS encoding PucR family transcriptional regulator ligand-binding domain-containing protein; the protein is MTITVRDALKIGGLVEAKVLAGSAGLDNEIRAVDIIDVPDAAIWFRRDSLLSTTFYALKDNIDAQLQMLEDIKTCGGSALIIFSPERYISQIDEKLIRKADELSLPLLQMPDCSYIDVIVPVMTKILDKQVQALEYAQEVHSMMTNIVLKGKGLQELLLSLTSLLKKPALMADGELMLIDAAAPADCNTAAPLFKQWEKSNKKLSLIDYYPRALLNELFHEKKPAYYQYGSAEADYFDFFFPVVAGDSFYGILIVPDLSSELEKEKTVAMEAGAMAIALDILKEKAIREAARKSELDFFNELLLGNIKNKETIITRAQQYGLDAAGSYFVILIELDKENILSDKKMQSSLEYNKEILEKRLFRLLHYSLEKENTEGIVIEALGSLIVLARVPDKLGAVASRNFGKELMLRIKEIVKPRIDGIPFYMSVGDYCADIDRISAGYLEAWETMDLGKKLNASDFALAYPDMAPYHLVKRFLTSPGTDHLFEQVYGPLLEYDREKGGELVQTLETYIENNFSRTKTAEKLHLHRNSLNYRLQKIEELLGQEIDKVDTFPMLLASISRRLAQ
- a CDS encoding DUF1573 domain-containing protein, giving the protein MVSEVLIRHRSILDCLSKYQESAARVNRSIIKTVTDCGCISINANKKQYPPMDSLKECGKYMDSHIKGKMCEHCREVIAEEIGKHLFYLTALCNTLDFKLEDLFNLEADRMNTLGHFLLS
- a CDS encoding CarD family transcriptional regulator; this encodes MFSIGDRVVYPMHGAGVIEAIEEKEILGARKKYYVMKLPMGEMKVLIPTDSIMQVGLRGVIAKDKVSEVFIVLQGEQPEMSANWNRRYRNHLEKIKTGDIFEVAEVVRNLMLRDREKGLSTGESKMLETARQILISELILVQGIEQSEIIDTLDNIFEQPAE
- a CDS encoding PIN/TRAM domain-containing protein, whose protein sequence is MARKILRFVGTLIGIVVGIYIFSELLPLVSIFIEISPGMHFTPANIGYYAVGGLLFGLIFYLLTPVLINIFIRLVGWADSKLKAVPTHDIALVVLSLIITLLIGLLLSYPIYRLPVVGVFLSPVITLFLVFIGVRFVLNRKEEFAFLSNLFNRGIRSSGGENEVFKILDTSAIIDGRIVDICKTGFLEGVIIVAGFVLEELRHIADSPDLLKRNRGRRGLDVLNKIQKEMDIPVQIYEGDFEDIPEVDSKLVKLAKTINGKIITNDFNLNKVCELQGIAVLNINELANAVKPVVLPGEEMVAQIIKDGKESGQGVAYLDDGTMVVVEGGRRFIGDTIEVLVTSVLQTAAGRMIFAKPKLDAEKTSGVK